A stretch of DNA from Schistocerca americana isolate TAMUIC-IGC-003095 chromosome 3, iqSchAmer2.1, whole genome shotgun sequence:
gaaagagaggggagaCAATGccagggggagagaaagagagggaaaaCAGTGATGGTGGAAGAGCAAAAGTGACAGTGAAAGAGAGAGATGAATGAAGACAATAATAGTGAAAGAGGGAGAAGATACTGATGGGCACTAAGAGACAGTGGCACTAAAAGAGAAAAAGAGATGGAGAGAGGCAGAAATAATGGGAGCAAAAGAGAGAAGAGACAATGGAAATGTAAAACACTGATGAACAGAGATAGACAGGCTTGGGAGGTTTGGACCCTCACAGACCAGcaaattttactttgtattttatAGGAAAGGATGCATTTTGGACCAAAATCTTAAACATGTGGATGTAGAGGAAAAAACAAGTTGGACCCACCCCCCTCTCCCTTCCCAAATTTTTGAACTGCCGAGGTATGGTGGAGATAGGGGCAGTGGgagagaaagacaaaaggagacattACAAGTAAGACagaagacaatggcagtgggatATATGGTAAACCAATGGGAAAAAAGGGAGACCGGGCGAAAGAGACATATACAGACAGTGGCAACAAGAGTGATATGCTGAGTATGAAGACTTAACTATGAAGAGAGACTGGCTTAAagaatttagaatgttctgtgttaaaagagtgcAAATATGttggcatgccaaaatttttggtgaagaaggtagaatgaggaTTTAGGTAACTGGCTCCCCTCTTATATGTCAGAGTCTTTGAAAGAGGAACGTATCCACCTTTTTCGTGTTCCAGCAAGAGCATTTTTCCTCTGGTAAGGTATTCTTCTACTAGAGTGCTCCTATACAAAGCATGTGACATATGATAACTGATTAACTAATGTCACTATCCTAAATTCATGTAACAATAGTTACATGTTTGGTATTTCACAAGCTACATTTACATGAGTTAAACCATGCTCATTTACAGTAATATATCAACAAatcaatcaatttttgaaaatataatgtaattggatggatacaaaaatctactcaccaagccgtGATAGAACAGCACACATCTAAAAGtactgaaatttgcaagcttttgttTCTTGGGCAGTAggattgaaggggaaagaagagggatgaaggaaaatgactctgaacctcaccagtccttcccattcacctctcttccttccccttcagtccTCGTCCCAGTAGGAGCCACCACTGGCTCAGAAAGATTACAAATTTcaatacctttatatgtgtgttctcccaCTGCGGCTTGGAGAGTAGATTTTTTCatccatccagttacattatattttgtgACTTTTCTGAATTctcccccatttcctaaacctcactcatccttttcacccctcttccttcaccttcaactcttctgccaggagccactggctctaaaaGGTTGCAGATTTCAATAGCTTTACAGGTGTGTGCTCACCACTTGGTgattagatttttttatctatccaattacattatattttcaagctCAACAATAACTCTTTCCCTATTATTCCATGTGGTAAGTCACCCCTGAGCCGGACTTCTGTATGCAATTCCGAGCTCTTCCTATTTCCttaacctcaccagtccttttcctttacccttcttctttctccttcaacccttctgccaggagaagGAGCGATTGGCTCCAAAATCTTGCACATTTCAAGATCTTTATATATGTGTTCTAATCCCACtgtttggtgagtagatattttatttCTCCAATTTACAGTAATGTTTAAAACTACTGTTTTGGATCTAGAAACTGAACAATGTTTAACTTGTGTCTGTTTGAAGGCTCAATAATAATTCAAATAACAAAAGGACGTCACAAGAACAGGGTAACAAAGTCGACAGTACATCCTTAAGCATATAATTTCTAGACCAGTCcggaaaactgaaagaaccatgaGAAGTAAACATTATATCAAAAGAAGACTTCCATAATACAATTAAAAAACAATATGACTTCATGTGAAGGACATATATTGGAGAAACTATAGTAGTATTCTActcttaactttttttttattacaaggcCACTGAAACATTTGAAACATACTGCATATGGCTACTCTGCTGAAATGATTTTGCAGTAATACATGTGGCAAGAATCAATGTCTTACTCACATTAGCAGTGCTGCAAATTTAACAAACAACTAGTAGCAATAAATAACAAGTAATAACAGTCTGAATCAAAATACTTACTTTAACTGTCTATAAAAACTGCTCATGGTCTACTGGTCCAGCCTGAGCTCTTGGGACAGCATCTGCAGGTGGCACCTTAATAAAAGCTGGACGCCGAGTATCATCCCGACTAGCAGATTTTTTTAATTTATCAGGCTCTACTGAAGAGCAAATACTCCTACATTCAAGTGGAGTGCTCACTTTGGGTTTATGCTGCCATTTTATGTCCATTTCCATCATCCGTCTTTCATAAAAATTTTTAGGAGCAATTGAGTTTCGCTTGAGCTTTTTGATATTAACAGAGTTCTGTTCATTTTTGTTTTGAGGCTTCAATTGGAATAAGCGCCTCATATGAATGTAAATTGCACAGCACAGACATGTAAATGCTGGCAGCAGTGACAGGAAGAAATCACGAAGAGGATCTCCAACAGACACATATTTGTCTGCTTGTGGATCCGGAACTGCAAATGGTGGACCCATATCAACAAAAATCAAGCAAGGAAATACAAGTCCTACCTCCGAATAGGCATGGTAAAAATGTCTACAAAGATCTTCAGGTTCATACCCACACCCAAAAAGATTCACAAACAGTGGAAGAACATGGCTACTGTTATATTCAGAGGCATTTTTAACCATTTCATCTTGTGAATAATTTCTCCATGTGCCAACATGGTAGTCTGAAGTAGTGACTGCATAATTTGTGCTCTTTCTCTCACGTGTCAAATTATTCATAATATCACTTGCACCAGAAAGTGTAAAGTTTCCTGCAGCAGCAGTCATATTGATGAATGTCAAATTCTTCTTGGTACTGGGCATGCTAACATTCCAACGTTCTACAGGAATTCCATTAGAAAGATTTGATGATACTTTTGTAAGGGGTAGCAACGTGTTGTTGAGGTATTCATTTGTCTCATTCTCCCCAGTTTGTGGATGACCTAGAGCGTATTCTACAGTGATCTGAGTACAGTTATAAAATGCAGCCGTACAGCTGGCTCGACAAGATGTCCACTGGCAAAGTGATGAACCGCTTAGGCGACGATATGAATGCAGAATGCAAACTGCTGAATGTGGATGAGCAGACATTGCCAGGAAAGCAGAATCAGTGAAAACTGCAAATGATGTGACTGCAAGGGAGAAAGTCACAATGGCTAGAATAGCACAACAACGTGCTTCACACTCCCGCAGCCAGCCTGGGCAACAGCGGCAGAAGCAGCGGCAGCAACAGTGCAAGAACCCACGAACCATCAGCGACTTTTTCTACTGTAATGCACTTTATGCCGGCTTGCAATTGCCTGCCAATCCTTCTCTCCTTGCGTCATTTGTAGTTGAGTTTTATAACTCAACTTTTAAGTATCATCTGCATACCATGCAAAGATATCTATGCATGAAAAAAGAGCACTACTCTCAACATATTATTTGTGAAAAGTACTCATGTGATATTTATGCTCTTATCATTAACTTTTATATTTGTGGATATTGTATGAAACAGATGATCAGTTTAGTCCAAAAGTTCAGCACACTGACcttctgaaaggaaaaaaaaattctttcaatgCACTGACTTCATATTTTCTTCTCAACGATGTTTCACTTTCTAGGGCACAAATCTATGGAAACTGTCACAGGTAACAAAATCAGTATGTACTTACAAGAACACAACACAATGCAAACATAACTGCACAATCAAAAGCTACTTCTCTCAGTTAGCATACTCCTACAAGAACATAAAATCTTAAAACACGGAACCAAGACACTTATTCCCGTTGACTGGTCTAAAAAAAGTAAAAGATGACTAATAAAATCTACAAAGAATAACTCAAATATCACTCAATTAGGAAGATAATATTTTTACTGCTGACGGTATCACTGCACTATCCTGGTTTGCTTAAATATAAGTATCacagcactttctccttgtattaAAGTCAGCTGCAATACACTTCCTAATACTAAAGCTAGATAAAGGTTTGATTCTCTTCAGACAGGTCAGAATGGTAAGTGACATCCAGCTTAAGTGAGGACCTCACAGCAGAGCAAAGTACACTTCTTATGTGGGATCAATAACACTGTTTATTTCATGAAGGGTGCCATGGCAACAGCGTCAGGGAGCTGATTCATATCTGACATGCAAAGTGCAAGGCTGATGAAGAAATCTTATATTCATGTTTCACATACAAGGACCAAGGACACATCAAATGTCACATTACTTATGTCTTGTATTTTTAAAAAGGTCACTGAGTAAAACAAATTCTGTATAAAAGTGGAACACATCCTTCAGTTAATCATGTATCACATACATTGCAGATGTGTGGTTAAGTTGCATCATGCTATCTCCCTTTTTTTCTATCCAGAAAAATAAAGACTCTATCAACAATAACTTCCTTTCTCACCAAGTGACATACGAGTACATTCATATATTGAACATCATTACAATCATGAAACACTGTGCATACCAAATGTCATAAAGCATATGATAATGTAAAACAGATGGATATGCTTAGCGAAACAGGCTACATTCATTCTTCTCTCAAGAAAAATGATGGTATATATTTTTGCAGATGGGAAATTAGAACTATATGTTTACCAAACTACACAAGTACAATGCTACAAACTTACCCGACATCATACAGACTGCAGTAAGACACAGACATTTCTTGGAGAAATAGCCAAACATCTTGATAATCCCAGTCCAGCAGAGGAGAGACACGCATTACTTGAGGCCAATCATTATCTGTCATCTGTAAAGTACTCTTGTTACACAAAGGCATGATATGTCTTTATTTACAGGTGGGAAGAcaaggaaataaagaagaaaaataagatgACATAGATATTAATGAGGGTGATATTCATATAATGGTTTGCACAAAAGGAGTTTTGAATCCCCAGAGTCCTTAAATTATGACTATTGTCTGAAATACTAATTCATTATCAGAATTTGTGCTACATGTTCCTCAGCTTATTAAAAATATGAAATCTTTTATCTattaaaatatggaatcaatttatcTTGTTAGTCGTTTCATTAATCAACAGAAGGAAACTTTCTTATTATAATCAAAGAATTCTATATATTTTCATATGTGCCTCATGACCTCCACATCTGGTTATTTTCTTCCTTTAGCCAATTAAATGTTCGCAC
This window harbors:
- the LOC124607133 gene encoding uncharacterized protein LOC124607133 isoform X2 — protein: MVRGFLHCCCRCFCRCCPGWLRECEARCCAILAIVTFSLAVTSFAVFTDSAFLAMSAHPHSAVCILHSYRRLSGSSLCQWTSCRASCTAAFYNCTQITVEYALGHPQTGENETNEYLNNTLLPLTKVSSNLSNGIPVERWNVSMPSTKKNLTFINMTAAAGNFTLSGASDIMNNLTRERKSTNYAVTTSDYHVGTWRNYSQDEMVKNASEYNSSHVLPLFVNLFGCGYEPEDLCRHFYHAYSEVGLVFPCLIFVDMGPPFAVPDPQADKYVSVGDPLRDFFLSLLPAFTCLCCAIYIHMRRLFQLKPQNKNEQNSVNIKKLKRNSIAPKNFYERRMMEMDIKWQHKPKVSTPLECRSICSSVEPDKLKKSASRDDTRRPAFIKVPPADAVPRAQAGPVDHEQFL